The sequence TGAGTTAATAGCGTAAATTTCTTTAGCATTTTTTAAATCATCTAAACCCAAAATCGCCTCTTTTATCTCGCCAAATTTCAGCAGTCTCTCACGCAAAGTCCCAGCCAATAGACCACAATCTAATTTTGGCGTTAATAGCTCACCGCCGATATTTAAGACGATATTTGAGCGACTCCCCTCGCATAGCTCATCTCTTTCATTAAGATAAAAAATATCAAAAAGCCCATCATCTATAATCCGCTCATCTCTTAGCGTGGTTTTGTGATACAATAGATCATTACAAGAGTTTAGGCAGTTTTGGCTAATTGCGATTTTATGGGATTTAAGTGGGGGAATTTGAGTTTGGGTTATCTGATATTTACCACTTTTATTAAGGGTTAAATTCACTCTTAAATCCACATTATCAGCCCTTAAATTAGCAAAAATATCTTTAAATTTATCTATACTCTCAAATCCGCCATTAATCCTGCCAACTATATCGCTAAATTTCAATCTCTCTTCATCCATCTCGCAAAGCTCAAATCCAATAGGCAATTTAAATCCTAGCAACCTAGCGCTATTTATCAATCTTTTTAAGTGATTTTGTAACAAAAATATCTTATCCCCGCGTAGTAACATAGTCTCAAAAAGATTAAATTCAATATTTGGAGTTAAAAAGCTACTTTTTAACTCCAATTCAGCAAATTCATCATCGCACTTTGAGTCCCATACCACGCCACTCCCAACGCCATATCTATAATATTCATCTTTAGTCCACCTTTGAAGTGTTCTAATCGGCACGCTAAATTCCGCCCTTTTATGACTAATCACCCCCATCGCACCGCAATAAACCCCACGATCTCTAGCTTCTAAACGCTCTATAATACGCATTGTGGCTAGTTTTGGCGCACCAGTAATCGACCCACACGGATAAACCGCTTCAAAAATCTTATTTAAATTTCTACTCTTAAGCCCTGCTTTAAGCGGCGAAATCGCTTGAAATAGCGTTTTTAGCTTAATGATTTTCATCGGTTCTTTTAGCTTCAATGAGCCAATTTTAATAATCTTACTCATATCATTACGGAGCAAATCAACTATCATCAAATTTTCACTTCTATTTTTTGGGTCGTTTTTAAGCTTATTTTTTAAAGCCCTATCTTCATCTTTATTTTGACCCCGTTTTATAGTGCCTTTCATAGGTGCAAAGGTGATTTTCTTGCCTTTTAGCTTAAAAAACAGCTCTGGCGAAAATGATATTATCTCACAAAATTCACTCTTAAAATAGCCAAAATATCTACTCTTTTGCCTACTTAAAAGCGATGTTATAATATCCTTGCTACTAGCTTTGGTGGATATTTGTAGTTCATTTGTGAAATTTATTTGATAACTATTGCCACTGGCTAATTCATCTTTTATTTGATTAAATGCTTTTTCATACTCTTTTTTGGATAAATTTTTTACAATTTGCGGATAAAAATATGGCTTAAATATAGAGAATTTAAAGCTTTTTTTAGGTTTAAAAATCTCTTTATTTTTATACCCTTTAAAGTGCGCTATAGGGTAATTTGACGCTGTTTTGCTAATATCATAAACTATATAACCTACAAAATATAAATTTTTTATCTTTTGTATAGTTTTTAAAGCTTGATTAAGCTCATCTTTATTAAAGCAGATAAATTCGCTTTTTAAATCACGATATAAATATTTACCAAAAATACTAAATTCACTCATACAATTCTCTATTTTAATTTAAAAAATTTTAGCCAAAGATTTATAATTTTTAGCTAATATACCTAAATTTTAAAAAGGAGTAAAAATGGATGAAAAAATTCTAGACAGACTAAAAAGCGTGATCTACCCAGGCTTTAAAAAGAGCATTGTAGAATTTGGCTTTGTCAAATCCACAGATCCAAAGATCATAGTAGAGATCACCTCAGCCAAACCAGAAGTAGCTCAAACTATCAAAAATGAGATAGAAAAGCTAAATTTAAACAAAGAGATAGAGATCATCGCCCCAAAGCCTCAAACCCAGCAATCCAACTCACAAAGCGGCAAAAATATCGCCCCACAGATTAAAAACTTCGTAATGGTAAGCAGCGGCAAAGGTGGCGTAGGCAAATCCACAACTACTTTAAATTTAGCCATTAGCCTAGCCAAACAAGGCAAAAAAGTAGGGCTATTAGACGCTGATATCTATGGGCCAAATATCCCAAGAATGCTAGGTGTCCAAGGCAAACAGCCCGAAGTCATAGGCCAAAAGTTAAAGCCACTTCAAACTCACGGAATCGAGATGATGAGCATGGGGCTTTTGATAGAAGAGGGTCAAGGATTAATGTGGCGTGGCGCTATGATTATGAAGGCTATAACTCAACTTTTAAATGAAGTTGAGTGGGGAGAGCTAGATATCTTGCTTCTAGATATGCCTCCAGGCACAGGCGATGCGCAAATCACCCTAGCCCAAAGCGTGCCAGTAACAGCTGGAATTTGCGTTACAACTCCGCAAACAGTCGCCCTAGATGACTCTGCTAGAAGTCTTGATATGTTCGAAAAGCTCCATATCCCAGTCGCTGGCGTGATAGAGAATATGAGTGGATTTATCTGCCCTGATAATGGCAAAGAGTATGATATATTTGGCAAGGGTGGAGCTGATGCTTTAGCTAGTGAGTATGATACTACGATACTAGCTCAAATCCCTATAGAACCATCTGTTAGAATAGGTGGCGATAGCGGAAGGCCGGTTAGCTTTTATGAGCCAAATTCAATCAGCGCTAAAAGATATGAAGAGGCCGCTACAAAACTATGGGAGATTATAGAAGATATCAACGCAAACGGCGGTGCTGATAACTCAGCTATTCAGCCTGATATGAGTAGATCTGGCTGTCATTAATCAAATTTAAAAGGATAAAAATGAAATACAAAGAGATCACAAACGAGAGCATTGCTAAGCTTATGGAGAGCTTTTATGAAGCTATTAGAGAAGATGAGAGCGGTCTTGGCGAGATATTTAATAACAAAATCGGCACAAGCGAAGAGGCGTGGGACGCTCATAAGGCTAAGATTGGTGAATTTTGGAAAGGGATGCTCATAGGTCAGAGCGAATTTAGAGGTAATCCTATGCAAGCTCATATGAATCTTGATCCATTTCCGCCTGAATATTTTGATAATTGGCTGAATTTGTTTAAAAAGAGCTTAGATAGCATTTATGAGCCTGAAATTGCCGATATGATCTTAATGCGAGCGCAGATGATCGCAAATAGATTTAAATCAGTTTTATACTCATAATTAATATCCAGCCAAATTTGGCTGGATATAGCTAAATATTATCTGCTATTCAAATTTAAAATCAAAATAATTTTTGCTCTTAAATAGATTAAACATATCTATAAATTGCTTAGAATCAAACTCAAAATTACTATAAATACTATAGGTCATTTTGCAATATGATATTTTATAACCAGAATCTTTAAATCCGTGATTGTTATAAAATTTACTGCGTTTGACTCT is a genomic window of Campylobacter devanensis containing:
- a CDS encoding bifunctional chorismate-binding protein/class IV aminotransferase; translation: MSEFSIFGKYLYRDLKSEFICFNKDELNQALKTIQKIKNLYFVGYIVYDISKTASNYPIAHFKGYKNKEIFKPKKSFKFSIFKPYFYPQIVKNLSKKEYEKAFNQIKDELASGNSYQINFTNELQISTKASSKDIITSLLSRQKSRYFGYFKSEFCEIISFSPELFFKLKGKKITFAPMKGTIKRGQNKDEDRALKNKLKNDPKNRSENLMIVDLLRNDMSKIIKIGSLKLKEPMKIIKLKTLFQAISPLKAGLKSRNLNKIFEAVYPCGSITGAPKLATMRIIERLEARDRGVYCGAMGVISHKRAEFSVPIRTLQRWTKDEYYRYGVGSGVVWDSKCDDEFAELELKSSFLTPNIEFNLFETMLLRGDKIFLLQNHLKRLINSARLLGFKLPIGFELCEMDEERLKFSDIVGRINGGFESIDKFKDIFANLRADNVDLRVNLTLNKSGKYQITQTQIPPLKSHKIAISQNCLNSCNDLLYHKTTLRDERIIDDGLFDIFYLNERDELCEGSRSNIVLNIGGELLTPKLDCGLLAGTLRERLLKFGEIKEAILGLDDLKNAKEIYAINSLRGAIKVEL
- a CDS encoding Mrp/NBP35 family ATP-binding protein, which codes for MDEKILDRLKSVIYPGFKKSIVEFGFVKSTDPKIIVEITSAKPEVAQTIKNEIEKLNLNKEIEIIAPKPQTQQSNSQSGKNIAPQIKNFVMVSSGKGGVGKSTTTLNLAISLAKQGKKVGLLDADIYGPNIPRMLGVQGKQPEVIGQKLKPLQTHGIEMMSMGLLIEEGQGLMWRGAMIMKAITQLLNEVEWGELDILLLDMPPGTGDAQITLAQSVPVTAGICVTTPQTVALDDSARSLDMFEKLHIPVAGVIENMSGFICPDNGKEYDIFGKGGADALASEYDTTILAQIPIEPSVRIGGDSGRPVSFYEPNSISAKRYEEAATKLWEIIEDINANGGADNSAIQPDMSRSGCH
- a CDS encoding group III truncated hemoglobin, with the protein product MKYKEITNESIAKLMESFYEAIREDESGLGEIFNNKIGTSEEAWDAHKAKIGEFWKGMLIGQSEFRGNPMQAHMNLDPFPPEYFDNWLNLFKKSLDSIYEPEIADMILMRAQMIANRFKSVLYS